A stretch of the Streptomyces venezuelae genome encodes the following:
- a CDS encoding DUF4232 domain-containing protein, which translates to MKGTRKRGAVRTSSVLLAAGLLAGTVSAASAAGPASVSASSQASASADATVSLRAPLAPCRSSQLVADSAERAGATQVRVTVTNDGPRACELRGFPTVALAGQGSPDRNKPLDVRRQGMARTVRLPVGGTATTQLTFTPVLGEADGYCASGADPVVAPSIVVGVGGGQLQLGVADGGDFALCGNSVRATAFR; encoded by the coding sequence ATGAAGGGCACCAGGAAACGCGGCGCGGTCAGGACCTCGTCGGTGCTGCTCGCGGCCGGCCTCCTGGCCGGCACCGTTTCGGCGGCCTCGGCTGCGGGGCCGGCTTCGGTCTCGGCCTCGTCTCAGGCTTCCGCCTCGGCAGATGCGACGGTCTCGCTGCGGGCGCCGCTGGCCCCCTGTAGGAGCAGCCAGCTCGTGGCCGACAGCGCAGAGCGGGCGGGCGCGACTCAGGTGCGGGTCACCGTGACCAACGACGGCCCGAGGGCGTGTGAGCTGCGGGGCTTCCCGACCGTGGCCCTCGCGGGCCAGGGCTCGCCGGACCGGAACAAGCCACTGGACGTCCGCCGGCAGGGCATGGCCAGGACCGTCCGGCTGCCGGTCGGCGGCACGGCCACGACCCAGCTCACCTTCACCCCGGTCCTCGGCGAAGCGGACGGCTACTGCGCCTCCGGCGCCGACCCCGTCGTCGCCCCCTCGATCGTGGTGGGCGTCGGGGGCGGACAGCTCCAGCTGGGCGTGG
- a CDS encoding YdeI/OmpD-associated family protein — MEELAGVEIIAFADAAAFEGWLAEHHTRREGVWIKAAKKKSGIPSVTEDEMVDIGLCYGWISGQRRSFDELHYLQKYVPRRPRSLWSQVNVDKVAALTAAGRMREPGLAEVRKAQQDGRWDAAYASQKTATVPPDLAAALAADPAAGAAYEALDRTARYQLILPLLQALTPTARQARLDRALALLAPDGRPAE; from the coding sequence ATGGAGGAACTCGCCGGAGTGGAGATCATCGCCTTCGCGGATGCCGCGGCGTTCGAGGGCTGGCTGGCCGAGCACCACACCCGCCGGGAGGGGGTGTGGATCAAGGCGGCGAAGAAGAAGTCGGGCATCCCGTCGGTCACCGAGGACGAGATGGTCGACATCGGGCTCTGCTACGGCTGGATATCCGGGCAGCGCCGGTCCTTCGACGAACTCCACTACCTCCAGAAGTATGTGCCGCGCCGCCCCCGGAGCCTGTGGTCGCAGGTGAACGTCGACAAGGTGGCGGCGCTGACGGCGGCCGGCCGGATGCGCGAACCCGGGCTGGCCGAAGTGCGGAAGGCGCAGCAGGACGGGCGGTGGGACGCCGCCTACGCATCGCAGAAGACGGCGACCGTGCCTCCCGACCTGGCGGCGGCGCTCGCCGCGGACCCCGCGGCCGGCGCCGCGTACGAGGCCCTCGACCGGACGGCGCGCTACCAGCTGATCCTGCCGCTGCTGCAGGCCCTCACGCCCACGGCGCGACAGGCCCGCCTCGACCGGGCGCTGGCCCTGCTGGCGCCGGACGGCAGGCCGGCCGAGTAG